In Eubalaena glacialis isolate mEubGla1 chromosome 2, mEubGla1.1.hap2.+ XY, whole genome shotgun sequence, a single genomic region encodes these proteins:
- the SPINT1 gene encoding kunitz-type protease inhibitor 1 isoform X2 — protein sequence MMAGARLSQARIPAVAVWLLCALGFLGTEAGPPPVPPSLLTADNCLDRFTPGVPAFVLDTDASVRNGATFLRSLTVRRGRDCVHACCSSNDCNLALVELQPDGGEDAIASCFLINCLYEQNFVCKFAPREGFINYLTREVYRSYRELRTQGFGGSRIPKAWEGTDLKVQPQEPLVLKGMESTDWHLLQGDTDVRVKRNDPDQVELWGLKEGSYLFQLTVAGSDQPESMSNITVTVLSPKQTEEYCLASSKVGRCRGSFPRWYYNPTEQICKSFIYGGCLGNKNNYLREEECKLACRNVQGPSVERHHPDTRGFDKLQRIHFPRDKGHCIDLPDTGLCLESIPRWYYNPFTERCARFTYGGCYGNKNNFEEEEQCLESCRGISKKDVFGLRRESPIPNTGSVEVAIAVLLGTCIVVVVAILGYCFFKNQRKGFHRHRHHHPPPSTPTSTKVSTTEDMEHLVYYQTTRPL from the exons ATGATGGCCGGGGCCCGCCTCTCCCAGGCCCGCATCCCTGCGGTCGCCGTGTGGCTCCTTTGCGCGCTCGGCTTCCTGGGCACCGAGGCCGGGCCGCCGCCCGTGCCCCCCAGTCTGCTCACGGCCGACAACTGCCTGGACCGCTTTACCCCCGGGGTGCCTGCCTTCGTGCTCGACACCGACGCCTCGGTGAGAAACGGCGCCACCTTCCTGCGCTCCCTCACCGTGCGCCGCGGCCGGGACTGCGTGCACGCCTGCTGCAGCTCCAACGACTGCAATCTGGCGCTGGTCGAGTTGCAGCCCGACGGCGGGGAGGACGCCATCGCCTCCTGCTTCCTCATCAACTGCCTCTACGAGCAGAACTTCGTGTGCAAGTTCGCGCCCAGGGAGGGCTTCATCAACTACCTCACGCGGGAGGTTTACCGCTCCTACCGCGAGCTGCGGACCCAGGGATTCGGAG GGTCCCGGATCCCCAAGGCCTGGGAAGGCACAGACTTGAAGGTACAGCCACAGGAACCCCTGGTGCTGAAGGGTATGGAGAGCACAGATTGGCACCTACTGCAGGGTGACACAGACGTCAGGGTAAAG AGGAATGATCCAGACCAGGTGGAGCTGTGGGGACTCAAGGAAGGCAGCTACCTGTTCCAGCTGACAGTGGCCGGTTCAGACCAGCCAGAGAGCATGTCCAACATCACAGTCACCGTGCTGTCCCCCAAGCAGACAGAAG AATATTGCCTCGCATCCAGCAAGGTGGGCCGCTGCCGTGGTTCCTTCCCCCGCTGGTACTACAACCCCACGGAACAGATCTGCAAGAGTTTCATTTATGGAGGTTGTCTGGGCAACAAGAACAACTACCTTCGGGAAGAAGAGTGCAAGCTCGCCTGCCGCAATGTGCAAG GCCCCTCAGTGGAAAGGCATCATCCAG ATACCAGAGGCTTCGATAAACTCCAGAGGATCCACTTCCCCAGGGATAAAG GCCACTGCATAGACCTGCCAGACACGGGCCTCTGCTTGGAGAGCATCCCTCGCTGGTACTACAACCCGTTCACTGAACGCTGCGCCCGCTTTACCTATGGCGGTTGTTATGGCAACAAGAACAACTTTGAGGAGGAGGAGCAGTGCCTTGAGTCCTGTCGTGGCATCTCCA AGAAGGATGTGTTTGGTCTGCGGCGGGAAAGCCCCATTCCCAACACAG GATCCGTGGAGGTAGCCATTGCAGTGCTCCTGGGCACCTGCATCGTGGTGGTGGTAGCCATCCTGGGTTACTGCTTCTTCAAGAACCAGAGGAAGGGCTTCCACAgacaccgccaccaccaccccccaccctctACCCCCACCAGCACCAAGGTATCCACCACCGAGGACATGGAGCACCTGGTCTACTACCAAACAACCCGACCCCTCTGA
- the SPINT1 gene encoding kunitz-type protease inhibitor 1 isoform X1 — MMAGARLSQARIPAVAVWLLCALGFLGTEAGPPPVPPSLLTADNCLDRFTPGVPAFVLDTDASVRNGATFLRSLTVRRGRDCVHACCSSNDCNLALVELQPDGGEDAIASCFLINCLYEQNFVCKFAPREGFINYLTREVYRSYRELRTQGFGGSRIPKAWEGTDLKVQPQEPLVLKGMESTDWHLLQGDTDVRVKRNDPDQVELWGLKEGSYLFQLTVAGSDQPESMSNITVTVLSPKQTEEYCLASSKVGRCRGSFPRWYYNPTEQICKSFIYGGCLGNKNNYLREEECKLACRNVQGPSVERHHPVCSGTCHSSKFRCSDGCCIDSFLECDDTPDCPDASDEATCENYTRGFDKLQRIHFPRDKGHCIDLPDTGLCLESIPRWYYNPFTERCARFTYGGCYGNKNNFEEEEQCLESCRGISKKDVFGLRRESPIPNTGSVEVAIAVLLGTCIVVVVAILGYCFFKNQRKGFHRHRHHHPPPSTPTSTKVSTTEDMEHLVYYQTTRPL; from the exons ATGATGGCCGGGGCCCGCCTCTCCCAGGCCCGCATCCCTGCGGTCGCCGTGTGGCTCCTTTGCGCGCTCGGCTTCCTGGGCACCGAGGCCGGGCCGCCGCCCGTGCCCCCCAGTCTGCTCACGGCCGACAACTGCCTGGACCGCTTTACCCCCGGGGTGCCTGCCTTCGTGCTCGACACCGACGCCTCGGTGAGAAACGGCGCCACCTTCCTGCGCTCCCTCACCGTGCGCCGCGGCCGGGACTGCGTGCACGCCTGCTGCAGCTCCAACGACTGCAATCTGGCGCTGGTCGAGTTGCAGCCCGACGGCGGGGAGGACGCCATCGCCTCCTGCTTCCTCATCAACTGCCTCTACGAGCAGAACTTCGTGTGCAAGTTCGCGCCCAGGGAGGGCTTCATCAACTACCTCACGCGGGAGGTTTACCGCTCCTACCGCGAGCTGCGGACCCAGGGATTCGGAG GGTCCCGGATCCCCAAGGCCTGGGAAGGCACAGACTTGAAGGTACAGCCACAGGAACCCCTGGTGCTGAAGGGTATGGAGAGCACAGATTGGCACCTACTGCAGGGTGACACAGACGTCAGGGTAAAG AGGAATGATCCAGACCAGGTGGAGCTGTGGGGACTCAAGGAAGGCAGCTACCTGTTCCAGCTGACAGTGGCCGGTTCAGACCAGCCAGAGAGCATGTCCAACATCACAGTCACCGTGCTGTCCCCCAAGCAGACAGAAG AATATTGCCTCGCATCCAGCAAGGTGGGCCGCTGCCGTGGTTCCTTCCCCCGCTGGTACTACAACCCCACGGAACAGATCTGCAAGAGTTTCATTTATGGAGGTTGTCTGGGCAACAAGAACAACTACCTTCGGGAAGAAGAGTGCAAGCTCGCCTGCCGCAATGTGCAAG GCCCCTCAGTGGAAAGGCATCATCCAG TGTGCTCTGGCACCTGTCACTCCAGCAAGTTCCGCTGCAGTGATGGCTGCTGCATCGACAGCTTCCTGGAGTGTGATGACACTCCCGACTGCCCCGACGCCTCCGATGAGGCCACCTGTGAAAACT ATACCAGAGGCTTCGATAAACTCCAGAGGATCCACTTCCCCAGGGATAAAG GCCACTGCATAGACCTGCCAGACACGGGCCTCTGCTTGGAGAGCATCCCTCGCTGGTACTACAACCCGTTCACTGAACGCTGCGCCCGCTTTACCTATGGCGGTTGTTATGGCAACAAGAACAACTTTGAGGAGGAGGAGCAGTGCCTTGAGTCCTGTCGTGGCATCTCCA AGAAGGATGTGTTTGGTCTGCGGCGGGAAAGCCCCATTCCCAACACAG GATCCGTGGAGGTAGCCATTGCAGTGCTCCTGGGCACCTGCATCGTGGTGGTGGTAGCCATCCTGGGTTACTGCTTCTTCAAGAACCAGAGGAAGGGCTTCCACAgacaccgccaccaccaccccccaccctctACCCCCACCAGCACCAAGGTATCCACCACCGAGGACATGGAGCACCTGGTCTACTACCAAACAACCCGACCCCTCTGA